GTCGTTTCGGTGGACGCTTGTAAATCTGATTGTTTTTGTGCCCGCGCTTTATTGGGGCGTGCGCTATGGCATTGATGGAATCGCCGCCGTGCTTTCAGTGGCTGCCGTGTTATTTCTCGTGGTTACGCAAATACTGGTCAACCGTTTGATCGATTTGCGAATGGCTGATTATTTCAAGTCATTTGTCGGGCCATTTTTGACGACGCTATGGATCGCGGTTGCACTGGTCGCGGTTCGATCATTGACCGATCTGGAGCCTGTTGAAGCTCTGTTGTTGGGTGTGGTGGTCGGGGGCATTGCTTATGCTTTTGCTGTTCGTTTGTTTGCCCGGGCATTTGTGATGCGGTTCTGGCGTGATTTCAGGGGGCAATAGATTGTGATTGTGTTGTCCGCCTGTTCATGGCATAATGCAAGCGTCTGGGGGGAAAACTAAAGGAGGCGCGTTTTGAAAACCTACCGCGTGGGTATTATTGGATTGGGGCGAATGGGCAGTACGATTGACGATGAAGGGCATGCTGTCAAACCGTATTCTGTTGCGGCCTGTTGTGGGGTGATAGATCAACTCGAACTCGTCGCCGGATCTGATTTGCAGGCAGATAAGCGGGCGAATTTTGCCGAGCGATGGGGTGTGAAGGCTGTTTACGAAGATTATATGGAGATGGTGGCACAAGAGCCGCTCGATCTGGTGGCGGTGTGTACAACGGCTTCGGGTTTGTTTAAGCCCGCCAATAAAGCACCCGATGCCAATTTCAGAGGCGATTCGCATGCGGATTTAACCGTGAGCCTTGCCAATGCTGGGGTGCCGATGTTGTATGTGGAGAAGGCGATGGCGAGTTCTGTGGCGCGGGCAGATGAGATTTTAGATGCGGTGGTAGCAAATGGCACTGTGTTCAATACGGGTGTTTTGAGGCGATTTAACGTGAGTTATCACGCCGTGCGCCGCGCAATTGCCGAGGGTGAGATTGGCGAACCCAGAGCGGCTGTTCACTACGCGGCCTCATCTTTGATGCACGGGCATATCCACTCTATAGATACGCTCTCTTTTTTGTTGGGCGATCCGAAGATTGAAGCGGTGCGCGGTGAATTGTTGCCACGAGATTTTGCGATTGAGAACAATCACATTGCTTTTGATCCGAGCGCGACTTTTCAATTGCGATTTGAAAATGGCATAGAAGCCTGGTCGGTCCCCGCTGGTGGGTGGGAGTTTGAGGTGATGGGGACTAAGGGGTGCATCCGGTCGATTAACAATGGGGATGGTATAAAGCTCAGAAAAGCCGGTAGTCTGGTGGGCAAACGCCAGGGATGGGATGATGCAGAGGTCGCGCCTGTTGCGCCAAAAAGCCATGTGGTGTCGTGTCTGGAGGATTTGATAGACGCCTATGAGCAAGGACGTCCAACGCTGGGGCATGTGGAGGTTGCCCATCACGTAACTGAGGCATGTATTGCTGTAGCGGAAAGTCACCGTCGGGGGAGTGCGTGGGTAAATCTACCGTTGGGAGACAGAGATTTGTACATTTTTCACGTTTAGGTCTTCATTGGGGGCAGACCATGAAAACATATCGCGCAGCACTGATTGGGTGCAGTCGGATGGGTGCATTTATTGACAACGAAGTGGATCACACGCGGGCGTATTCCCATGCGGCGGGATACGAGGCATGTGATCGAACAGATCTGGTCGCGTGTTCGGATCTGCGCGAGGATGTGATGGCGCAGGCGGGTGAGCGATATGGGGTTCCAAAATCGCGACAGTACACGGATTATCGGGAACTTATCAATACGGAAGAGCCAGATATTGTGAGCGTGGCGACGCAGCCAGAGCAGCGCGCAGAAATTGTGGTATATGCTGCCGAGCACGGGGCAAAGGCGATTTATGCTGAGAAAGCCATGGCGGCTTCTATGGCGGATGCCGATGCGATGGTCGATGCATGTGAGCGTAATGGGGTATTTTTTAATCTGGGCACCAATCGGCGGTGGGATAGAGGGTATGACAGTATGAAAGAGGTGATTGACAGCGGGCGCATTGGGCAGTTGCGGTCGCTGATCATTCACCAGACGAGTTCTCTTTTCAATGGTGCGAGTCACAGTTTTGATCTGTTGATGCGCCTCAATAGCGACCATCCCGCGTTATGGGTGCAGGGACATCTACAGCAGGGTGCAGACGAGATTGAGGGAAATATTTTGAAGGCAGATCCCGCGGGGCACGGGATTATCCAGTTTGAAAATGGAGTGACGGCGTATGCGCTCAATTCTGGACGTGGTCTGGAGGTTGAAGCTGTGGGCGATGCGGGGGTTGTGACGAGTTTGCAAAATGGCGCAGGGTGGCAGGTGCGCGAGGTGGTTGGGCACGATCACAGGGGACGGAATGTGCTGGGATTTGGGGATTTTCCAGAGGTGGAGCCGACGAGTTCAACCGTACATTTGATTGAAGATCTGGCACATGCGCTGGATACAGGTGAACCGACGCGGTGCGGTGTGCGGTTGGCACGTGCCAATCAAGAATTGATTTTTGCTTTTGTCGAGTCGCACCAGCGGGGGGGCGAGCGGGTACATCTGCCGTTGAAAGATTGTCCCTATCGCATGGATCGCGGTTTTGCACCCAGGCAGCCAAAGTTTGGACGTGAATGAACGAATAGGCGAATAGACGAATAGACGAATGGCGATACACACTGATTTTGGGAGGATGAGCGGGGTTCGTTGATTCGTTGATTCGCAGATTCTCATGAGGAGGTTATTGTGGAATATCGCGAGTTTGGACAGACGGGTTTGAAGGTTTCGGCAATCGGTTTTGGTTGCTGGGAATTGGGCGGGGGATATGGGTCTATTGATGACGCTGAGGTCGTCGCTGCTGTCAACCGCGCAGTTGATCTGGGGATCAATTGTTTTGATACGGCGCAGGGATATGGCAAGGGCGCATCTGAACGGTTGCTTGCGCGCGCGCTGGGACCCAGGCGCAAAGATGTGATTCTGGTTACGAAGTTCGGCATTGGATACGAGCAGGGCAGAGATAGCAGCAAAGAAATGGTCCACCGGGCGATTGAGCAGAGTTTGGAGATGCTAAATACGGATTATGTCGATGTGTATCTCGTGCATTGGCCCGACCGCGATACGCCTTTTGAAGAGACTATGGGCGCGTTAGAGGAAATCGTCCAGGCAGGGAAGACGCGGTTTGTGGGGCTGTCGAATTTTACGCCTCCGGAAATCGCGCGGTGTATGGATGCGAGGCGCGTGGAGGTGTTGCAATACGGGTGTAATTTGTTTGACCGCCGCCATGTAAAATGGACGTTTCCCTATGCCGAAGCAAATAATGTGGGGGTGATG
The Gemmatimonadota bacterium genome window above contains:
- a CDS encoding Gfo/Idh/MocA family oxidoreductase, with the translated sequence MKTYRVGIIGLGRMGSTIDDEGHAVKPYSVAACCGVIDQLELVAGSDLQADKRANFAERWGVKAVYEDYMEMVAQEPLDLVAVCTTASGLFKPANKAPDANFRGDSHADLTVSLANAGVPMLYVEKAMASSVARADEILDAVVANGTVFNTGVLRRFNVSYHAVRRAIAEGEIGEPRAAVHYAASSLMHGHIHSIDTLSFLLGDPKIEAVRGELLPRDFAIENNHIAFDPSATFQLRFENGIEAWSVPAGGWEFEVMGTKGCIRSINNGDGIKLRKAGSLVGKRQGWDDAEVAPVAPKSHVVSCLEDLIDAYEQGRPTLGHVEVAHHVTEACIAVAESHRRGSAWVNLPLGDRDLYIFHV
- a CDS encoding aldo/keto reductase, whose product is MEYREFGQTGLKVSAIGFGCWELGGGYGSIDDAEVVAAVNRAVDLGINCFDTAQGYGKGASERLLARALGPRRKDVILVTKFGIGYEQGRDSSKEMVHRAIEQSLEMLNTDYVDVYLVHWPDRDTPFEETMGALEEIVQAGKTRFVGLSNFTPPEIARCMDARRVEVLQYGCNLFDRRHVKWTFPYAEANNVGVMTYGSLAYGLLAGAFTEDTVFEDNDWRRRGGSNTTLRLFEPGIFQRNVRAVNELKEIAAGLGKNLPHMALNWVLSHKAVSTALVGARRPEEVEDNMGAMGWTLDEDTKRAIDRVFAKYEIDTAPNKWGEIDSKWMDIDPAEWTE
- a CDS encoding Gfo/Idh/MocA family oxidoreductase, coding for MKTYRAALIGCSRMGAFIDNEVDHTRAYSHAAGYEACDRTDLVACSDLREDVMAQAGERYGVPKSRQYTDYRELINTEEPDIVSVATQPEQRAEIVVYAAEHGAKAIYAEKAMAASMADADAMVDACERNGVFFNLGTNRRWDRGYDSMKEVIDSGRIGQLRSLIIHQTSSLFNGASHSFDLLMRLNSDHPALWVQGHLQQGADEIEGNILKADPAGHGIIQFENGVTAYALNSGRGLEVEAVGDAGVVTSLQNGAGWQVREVVGHDHRGRNVLGFGDFPEVEPTSSTVHLIEDLAHALDTGEPTRCGVRLARANQELIFAFVESHQRGGERVHLPLKDCPYRMDRGFAPRQPKFGRE